A single window of Candidatus Rhabdochlamydia oedothoracis DNA harbors:
- a CDS encoding ABC transporter substrate-binding protein, translated as MPKSLTRVLIISIWIFLLACFLYGPKFSSASKDSINVFTWGGILNEEIIQSFEKKTGIRVNVNNYSSNEELILKLKATEGQGYDLVIPSDYAVSILVKNQLIKELDRKKLPFFHQLLPELLGHFFDPENHYSIPLFWEVYGLGIDRDFFTKLFIPSWSMIFDPKLVDYRIVMVNDPIEAIEIAAFYLCGPISSLSKNQAEKVKDLLLQQKPWVAAYATSRADYFLATKNSPLAVASSSYIFRSKRNFDFIDFVVPKEGSFISIENLCIPKTCDKEILVYQFINHLYQKESIRVYWDSFRLFPALDDKQDLDFDLQAHKIFYGLAEDFKKYHFFKNLLPQQKMRDIWVEIKVN; from the coding sequence ATGCCCAAATCCCTTACTCGAGTGCTCATTATCTCTATTTGGATTTTTTTATTAGCATGTTTTTTATATGGGCCTAAATTTTCTTCTGCTTCTAAAGACTCGATTAATGTTTTTACATGGGGTGGTATTTTAAATGAGGAGATCATTCAAAGCTTCGAGAAAAAAACAGGCATTAGAGTGAATGTTAATAACTATTCCTCTAATGAAGAATTGATTCTGAAGCTAAAAGCAACAGAAGGGCAAGGCTATGATCTGGTCATACCTTCTGATTATGCAGTGAGTATTTTGGTTAAAAATCAATTAATCAAAGAATTAGATCGAAAGAAACTTCCCTTCTTTCATCAGCTCCTTCCCGAATTATTAGGGCATTTCTTTGATCCGGAAAATCATTATTCTATTCCACTTTTTTGGGAGGTTTATGGCTTAGGAATCGATAGAGATTTTTTTACCAAACTTTTTATACCCTCTTGGAGCATGATTTTTGACCCAAAATTAGTAGATTATCGCATTGTTATGGTGAATGATCCCATTGAAGCCATTGAAATAGCTGCATTTTACCTATGTGGCCCCATTTCTTCTCTCTCCAAAAATCAAGCCGAAAAAGTAAAAGACCTTTTGTTACAACAAAAGCCATGGGTAGCAGCCTATGCAACCTCGCGAGCAGATTACTTTCTAGCTACTAAAAACTCCCCCCTAGCAGTGGCTTCTAGCTCCTATATTTTTCGCTCAAAACGCAATTTTGACTTTATTGATTTTGTTGTTCCTAAAGAAGGATCTTTTATTTCTATTGAAAATCTCTGTATCCCTAAAACGTGCGATAAAGAGATTTTAGTCTATCAATTTATCAATCACCTCTACCAAAAAGAATCCATACGCGTATACTGGGATTCCTTTAGACTTTTCCCTGCCTTAGACGATAAGCAGGATCTGGATTTTGATCTTCAAGCACATAAGATTTTTTATGGTTTAGCAGAGGATTTTAAAAAGTATCATTTTTTTAAAAATCTTCTTCCTCAACAGAAAATGCGAGATATTTGGGTGGAGATTAAAGTCAACTAA
- a CDS encoding transposase, giving the protein MSKQGLNEEQFKILEPQMEKWVNRNHYGRKLAPWRPVVNTIFWVLRTGAPWKDAPRNKEFSHPSTAHAWLGRMQSAGFLDQFLEELLKLAEQLGCIDAQRLSVDGFFFQRTRRRRAS; this is encoded by the coding sequence ATGAGCAAGCAAGGATTAAATGAAGAACAGTTTAAAATACTCGAACCTCAAATGGAAAAATGGGTAAATCGTAACCATTATGGAAGAAAATTAGCGCCATGGAGACCTGTAGTGAATACTATTTTCTGGGTGCTTCGGACAGGAGCTCCTTGGAAAGATGCACCTAGAAACAAGGAGTTTTCTCATCCCTCAACAGCACACGCATGGCTTGGAAGAATGCAATCTGCTGGATTTTTAGATCAATTTTTAGAAGAGCTGCTTAAGCTTGCCGAACAGCTGGGGTGTATTGATGCCCAGAGACTCTCTGTAGATGGTTTTTTTTTCCAGCGGACGCGGAGGAGGAGAGCAAGTTGA
- a CDS encoding IS110 family transposase: MKHYIGLDVSMKRTFICVLNEQGKIVHEGSEKTDPDLLADYFSKRDFQEIVVGFESGCLSHYLVTGFRKRAIDPLCMDARKLSTILALKINKTDKNDARGIAEALRSGMYTRVHCKPQDSVEKSILLVSRRALIKQQTQLKNTVRGLLKSYGIRLGSVGSKRFSSVVVKQIEKQEKSIVLSITSLLNTFDKVVEEVEKLDKEMLKLVSQDKEVQRLMTIPGVGPVTALTYKTEIFDPTRFNDSKSVGAYLGMTPKQYASGEVQRQGRISKCGSSELRSLLVEAGIVMLTRSKKWSKLKAWGLKIMRKKGMKKAALAVGRKLSVIMHKMLIEQKEFIYGEPKAA, from the coding sequence ATGAAGCATTATATTGGATTAGATGTATCAATGAAAAGAACTTTTATCTGTGTATTAAATGAACAAGGTAAGATTGTCCATGAAGGTTCAGAAAAAACAGATCCTGATTTACTAGCAGATTATTTTTCCAAAAGAGATTTTCAAGAAATCGTTGTTGGCTTTGAAAGTGGATGTTTATCTCATTACCTAGTCACAGGATTTAGAAAAAGAGCTATAGATCCCCTATGTATGGATGCAAGGAAGCTGAGTACGATTCTTGCTTTGAAAATAAATAAGACAGACAAAAATGATGCACGAGGAATCGCAGAAGCCCTTCGATCAGGTATGTATACACGAGTACACTGTAAGCCCCAAGATTCAGTAGAAAAAAGCATTTTGTTAGTTTCCAGAAGAGCGCTAATTAAACAGCAAACGCAGTTAAAAAATACTGTAAGGGGCTTGCTTAAAAGTTACGGAATACGATTGGGATCTGTGGGATCCAAAAGATTTTCGTCTGTGGTTGTAAAGCAGATAGAAAAACAGGAAAAAAGTATTGTTCTGAGCATAACCTCTCTATTAAATACCTTTGATAAGGTAGTTGAGGAAGTAGAAAAACTGGATAAAGAAATGCTTAAGCTGGTCAGTCAAGATAAAGAAGTACAACGGCTTATGACAATCCCTGGCGTAGGACCTGTAACAGCATTAACCTATAAAACAGAAATTTTTGATCCCACTCGTTTTAACGATTCTAAATCAGTAGGAGCCTATCTTGGTATGACGCCTAAACAGTATGCCTCCGGAGAGGTGCAAAGACAGGGAAGAATTTCAAAATGTGGATCCAGTGAACTTAGATCTCTATTAGTTGAAGCCGGAATAGTAATGCTGACACGAAGTAAGAAATGGAGCAAGCTAAAAGCTTGGGGATTAAAAATCATGAGAAAAAAAGGAATGAAGAAAGCCGCCTTAGCAGTAGGTAGAAAGTTATCCGTAATTATGCATAAGATGCTGATTGAACAAAAAGAATTTATTTACGGTGAGCCAAAGGCAGCTTAA
- the tsaE gene encoding tRNA (adenosine(37)-N6)-threonylcarbamoyltransferase complex ATPase subunit type 1 TsaE, translating to MEQSFISRSAQETLCIGQKIGSLLIDLHPIIGLFGDLGAGKTTLLKGIIYGAAGIDSQDVCSPTFNYLNIYQGKLSSVYHFDLYRLLDATQFVSAGFDDFFYLKGLCCLEWAEKIDSLLPKETIRIYMTHLNEAQRQIVVMGLHV from the coding sequence ATGGAGCAGAGTTTTATTAGTAGGTCCGCTCAAGAAACGCTCTGCATCGGACAGAAAATCGGATCACTTCTTATTGACCTACATCCGATAATTGGATTATTTGGGGATTTAGGAGCGGGGAAAACAACGCTGCTTAAAGGAATTATTTACGGTGCTGCAGGGATTGATTCCCAAGATGTTTGTAGTCCAACATTTAACTATCTCAATATTTATCAAGGAAAACTTTCATCTGTGTATCATTTTGATCTCTATCGCCTTCTCGATGCAACCCAGTTTGTATCTGCTGGATTTGATGATTTCTTTTACTTAAAAGGGCTCTGTTGTTTGGAATGGGCTGAAAAAATTGATTCCTTGCTACCTAAAGAAACCATTCGCATCTACATGACCCATCTTAATGAGGCACAAAGGCAAATTGTAGTAATGGGGTTGCATGTCTAA
- a CDS encoding KamA family radical SAM protein, with product MSKTSCWRAIQKKSFTNWKSLLSYLKLPLEEAEKKVLISSHFVLNLPYRLAKKIKKGDWKDPLLLQFLPLKQELQDHPLFVSDPVLDSSFTKTSKLLHKYTGRALLLCTSACAMHCRYCFRQNFAYEKETLDFNKELEELAQDVSLTEIILSGGDPLSLSNAKLKHLLEGLNQIPHIQKIRFHTRFPIGIPERIDAELISLLSCLDKQVIFVIHSNHPKELDNAIFTALKRIQKLGIPLLCQTVLLHQINDDLKVLADLFTMLSNHGILPYYLHQLDRVKGTQHFEASIEKGRELIKQLSARLPGYCIPKYVQEIPNQPNKTVVDLHSFQSSQT from the coding sequence ATGTCAAAAACATCTTGCTGGAGAGCTATACAAAAAAAGAGTTTTACCAATTGGAAGTCTTTACTTTCCTATTTAAAACTTCCTTTAGAAGAAGCGGAAAAAAAAGTACTGATTTCTTCTCATTTTGTACTCAATCTTCCTTATCGATTAGCGAAAAAAATAAAAAAGGGTGATTGGAAAGATCCTTTATTACTGCAGTTTCTTCCCCTTAAACAAGAACTCCAGGATCACCCATTATTTGTATCCGATCCTGTTTTAGATAGCTCTTTTACAAAAACCTCTAAGCTTCTTCATAAATATACAGGAAGAGCTTTACTTCTGTGCACAAGCGCTTGCGCTATGCATTGTAGATATTGTTTTCGACAAAACTTCGCTTATGAAAAAGAAACCCTTGATTTTAATAAAGAGCTTGAAGAATTAGCACAAGATGTAAGCTTAACAGAGATTATCCTAAGTGGAGGAGATCCTCTTTCGCTAAGCAATGCAAAACTTAAACATTTATTGGAAGGATTAAATCAAATCCCCCACATTCAGAAGATTCGCTTTCACACGCGTTTTCCGATTGGAATTCCTGAGAGAATCGATGCTGAATTGATTTCTCTGCTTTCTTGTTTGGATAAACAAGTGATTTTTGTCATACATTCCAATCACCCAAAAGAACTAGATAATGCTATTTTTACAGCACTAAAACGGATTCAAAAGCTGGGAATTCCCCTACTTTGCCAAACGGTTTTATTGCATCAAATAAATGACGATCTAAAAGTATTAGCCGATTTATTTACTATGCTTAGTAACCATGGCATTCTACCTTATTACTTACATCAGCTCGATCGTGTAAAAGGCACACAACATTTTGAAGCATCTATAGAAAAGGGACGGGAATTAATCAAACAACTCTCTGCTAGACTTCCTGGGTATTGTATCCCCAAGTATGTACAAGAAATCCCCAACCAACCGAATAAGACTGTAGTCGATCTACATTCTTTCCAAAGTTCGCAAACCTAA
- a CDS encoding transposase, with amino-acid sequence MVFFSSGRGGGEQVDYGYKGKGVTSHLLVEKSGKPLAITFTSASGDEKKQVIPLLRKVIPFIKKAWNQGKVPILEADKGYDSEQTRIDVLSHEVFPLIARKRNTKGYKIKGICYLEKQRWVVERTISWLKTCFRRLTVRWERKAIYWNGLLMFGLLGYWMNFLSRQVSLKQ; translated from the coding sequence ATGGTTTTTTTTTCCAGCGGACGCGGAGGAGGAGAGCAAGTTGATTATGGCTACAAAGGTAAAGGCGTGACATCGCATTTACTGGTAGAAAAATCAGGAAAGCCTCTTGCAATCACTTTTACATCAGCATCCGGGGATGAGAAAAAACAAGTGATCCCTCTGCTTAGGAAAGTCATTCCCTTCATTAAAAAAGCATGGAATCAGGGAAAAGTACCCATACTTGAAGCAGATAAAGGTTATGACTCAGAGCAAACACGTATCGATGTTCTTTCCCATGAGGTTTTTCCTCTGATAGCTCGGAAAAGAAACACTAAGGGATATAAGATAAAAGGCATTTGCTACCTTGAAAAGCAACGTTGGGTCGTTGAGAGAACGATTTCTTGGTTAAAGACATGCTTCCGTCGTCTTACAGTGCGCTGGGAAAGAAAGGCAATATATTGGAACGGACTATTAATGTTTGGACTACTGGGATATTGGATGAATTTCTTAAGTCGGCAAGTATCTTTAAAACAGTAA
- a CDS encoding Glu/Leu/Phe/Val family dehydrogenase: protein MAQACEKTLTLEEISVSGYEKIIRVLNPEVGLHAIICIHSSVIGPTLGGIRIYPYPNEEIALKDVMRLAKAMTYKSLLSECSWGGGKAVIIADPKVDKTKELLSAFAEAVHQLKGEYICAEDVGCSPEDVLLISKTTPYVVGLPHEKSSGNPAIFTAWGTFRGIQSALKKIYNSSDLEGRKIAIQGIGTVGFELARLLFWAGAHLIISDLDQKRCLELQQLTGAVILSTEEILKAECDVLAPCAMGGILNSRTIPLLRCLAVAGCANNQLLNDSDADELASRGILYAPDFIINAGGLINVSLELEAEGYSPIRARNRVNRIYDQLMVIYKIAEQNRFSTHRAALSFGDYRLKYQIGKRIEPPYFHHASM from the coding sequence ATGGCCCAAGCCTGTGAAAAAACGCTTACTTTAGAAGAAATTTCGGTTTCTGGTTATGAAAAAATAATTAGAGTGCTAAATCCAGAAGTGGGACTACATGCAATTATTTGTATACACTCTAGCGTTATAGGACCCACTTTAGGTGGTATACGCATTTATCCCTATCCCAATGAAGAAATAGCTTTAAAAGATGTAATGCGCCTTGCAAAAGCCATGACTTATAAGTCTCTTCTGTCTGAGTGTTCCTGGGGGGGAGGAAAAGCTGTTATTATAGCAGATCCTAAAGTGGATAAGACAAAAGAACTACTCTCTGCTTTTGCAGAAGCAGTACATCAACTTAAAGGAGAATACATTTGTGCAGAAGATGTAGGTTGTTCTCCTGAAGATGTTCTGCTTATTAGCAAAACCACTCCTTATGTAGTAGGTCTGCCTCATGAAAAAAGCAGTGGAAATCCTGCTATTTTTACAGCTTGGGGAACTTTTAGAGGGATACAATCCGCCCTCAAGAAAATATACAATTCTTCTGATTTAGAAGGTCGTAAGATAGCAATTCAAGGTATAGGTACGGTAGGTTTTGAATTGGCTAGGTTGCTCTTTTGGGCTGGAGCCCATCTCATCATTAGCGATCTGGATCAAAAAAGATGTTTAGAGCTTCAGCAGCTCACCGGTGCTGTTATTCTCTCTACAGAAGAAATCTTAAAAGCAGAATGCGATGTGCTAGCGCCTTGTGCTATGGGTGGGATATTAAACTCTCGCACCATTCCTCTTTTGCGCTGTTTAGCTGTTGCTGGTTGTGCTAATAACCAACTACTTAATGATAGCGATGCTGATGAGTTAGCTAGTCGTGGCATTTTGTATGCTCCTGATTTTATTATCAATGCAGGAGGATTAATCAATGTATCGCTAGAGCTAGAGGCAGAAGGGTATAGTCCGATTCGAGCTCGTAATCGCGTAAATCGCATTTATGACCAGCTCATGGTTATTTATAAAATTGCCGAGCAAAATCGCTTCTCCACTCATAGGGCAGCGCTTTCTTTTGGCGATTATCGTCTAAAGTATCAAATTGGTAAGCGCATAGAACCTCCTTATTTTCATCATGCATCCATGTAA
- a CDS encoding helix-turn-helix domain-containing protein encodes MIFNNQTQKETLLKGYHHLTYDQRCQIYILQARGDTSSSIATILKVHHEPILN; translated from the coding sequence GTGATTTTTAACAATCAAACACAAAAAGAGACCTTGCTTAAAGGCTACCATCACCTAACCTATGACCAAAGATGTCAGATTTATATTTTACAAGCTAGAGGAGATACATCTAGCTCAATAGCAACCATTCTAAAAGTTCATCATGAACCTATCTTGAATTGA
- the argS gene encoding arginine--tRNA ligase, with translation MTHLISLIEEKATQAIANRFSTEMVDPMLLQAEITESTQPQFGHYQCNSALKIAKIVKGNPRQIAKQIVDVIDLYDPAGHKMIEKIEIAGAGFINIFLSPDFLAKRIESMLSDERLGVPLAKREKIIVEFSSPNIAKELHVGHLRSTIIGDALARLFEFLGYEVLRLNHIGDFGTQFGMLIAYIQKYELNTFQDAIDLSTLMSWYKKAKHHFDQDPEFKKLSQLEVVKLQQGNKSSFQIWERICEVSKAAFREIYRLLNVRLIERGESFYSPYLAQIVADLEQKGLVAISNGAKCIFLDGFIGRDNAPLPMIVQKSDGGYNYETTDMAALYHRVQKEKATRIIIITDAGQSLHFAMIFKAAEKADYFDPKQLQLDHVPFGVVLGPDGKKFKTRSGETEKLIDLLMGAIQRAKQILETRLPFLSEEELEKSAKILGIDAVKYADLCCHRIKDYVFSYDRMLRFEGNTAAFLLYAYVRIQGIKRKIGKEVVKGPIVLSHPSEVAMAFHLCLFPETLQRMSQDLLPNRLCDYLYALAEKFHAFFRDCRVEGSSEENSRLLLSEATAQVLKKGLSILGLRTLERM, from the coding sequence ATGACTCATTTAATTAGTTTAATAGAGGAAAAAGCAACGCAGGCGATTGCTAACCGTTTTTCTACTGAAATGGTAGACCCCATGCTTTTGCAAGCAGAAATTACAGAGAGCACACAGCCTCAATTTGGGCATTACCAATGTAATAGCGCTTTAAAAATTGCTAAAATAGTAAAGGGGAATCCTAGGCAGATTGCAAAGCAGATTGTGGATGTAATAGATCTTTACGACCCAGCAGGTCATAAAATGATTGAAAAAATAGAGATTGCAGGTGCTGGCTTTATTAATATCTTTCTATCTCCAGATTTTTTAGCTAAGCGAATCGAATCTATGCTTTCAGATGAGCGCTTAGGGGTTCCTTTAGCAAAAAGAGAAAAAATTATTGTAGAATTCTCTTCTCCTAATATTGCAAAAGAGCTGCATGTTGGGCATTTGCGATCGACAATTATCGGTGATGCTCTCGCTAGACTATTTGAGTTTTTAGGTTATGAGGTATTGCGTTTAAACCATATAGGGGACTTTGGCACGCAATTTGGCATGCTAATTGCTTATATTCAAAAATATGAATTGAATACTTTTCAAGATGCGATCGATCTTTCCACTTTAATGAGCTGGTATAAAAAAGCAAAACACCATTTTGATCAAGATCCGGAATTTAAAAAACTATCTCAACTAGAAGTGGTGAAATTACAACAAGGAAATAAAAGCTCTTTTCAGATTTGGGAGAGAATTTGTGAGGTTTCCAAGGCTGCTTTTCGAGAAATTTATCGGCTTTTAAATGTTCGTTTAATAGAAAGAGGAGAGTCTTTTTATAGTCCTTATCTTGCGCAAATAGTTGCGGATTTAGAGCAAAAAGGGTTAGTTGCGATATCTAATGGAGCAAAATGTATCTTCTTAGATGGTTTTATAGGAAGAGATAACGCTCCCTTGCCTATGATCGTGCAAAAATCAGATGGGGGCTACAATTATGAAACCACAGATATGGCAGCGCTTTATCATCGGGTGCAAAAAGAAAAAGCGACTCGGATTATTATTATAACCGATGCAGGGCAAAGTTTGCATTTTGCCATGATTTTTAAAGCAGCTGAAAAAGCCGATTATTTTGATCCCAAACAATTACAATTAGATCATGTCCCTTTTGGTGTTGTATTAGGCCCTGATGGGAAAAAATTTAAAACTAGATCTGGTGAGACGGAAAAACTGATCGATCTATTAATGGGTGCTATTCAAAGAGCTAAACAAATTCTAGAGACAAGACTTCCCTTTCTATCAGAAGAAGAATTAGAAAAGAGCGCTAAAATTTTAGGCATAGATGCCGTAAAATATGCAGATCTTTGTTGCCATAGAATCAAAGATTATGTTTTTAGCTATGATCGGATGTTAAGATTTGAAGGAAATACCGCTGCGTTTTTATTATATGCTTATGTACGTATTCAAGGCATTAAGCGTAAAATAGGGAAAGAAGTTGTAAAAGGGCCTATTGTACTTTCTCATCCTTCTGAAGTGGCGATGGCTTTTCATTTATGCCTTTTTCCAGAAACGCTACAAAGGATGTCGCAAGATCTTTTACCAAACCGTTTATGTGATTATCTGTACGCCTTGGCAGAAAAGTTTCATGCTTTTTTCCGTGATTGTAGGGTAGAAGGTAGTAGTGAAGAAAACAGCCGGTTATTGCTATCAGAGGCAACGGCTCAGGTTTTAAAAAAAGGGTTGTCTATTTTAGGTTTGCGAACTTTGGAAAGAATGTAG
- a CDS encoding DUF2709 domain-containing protein, giving the protein MAIPETIKSEMLRFLKKNKKADLITTYLFFLEKKFNLKPVLFIRDKMIYQSREDLIHRLEEAGKLWRETEIKIQYGQESVNEQSKKIYICPFTGKVFADNTHPNPQDAIYDWVSKCPENTERVGGLKAKRFLVSEDFDVIKNYIVKRKEPIKKIVFSSAVTGKLFNSKEAVIQDFVQNQLKNIPLEEVPSQNRYQIEEHFMSFIQTHLEEGKINAFVETLANYDEFSAFVDLWLEEEREET; this is encoded by the coding sequence ATTGCAATTCCAGAAACTATTAAAAGCGAAATGCTTAGATTCTTAAAAAAGAATAAAAAAGCGGATTTAATCACAACTTATCTCTTTTTTTTAGAAAAAAAATTTAACTTAAAGCCCGTACTCTTCATACGAGATAAAATGATCTATCAGAGCAGAGAAGATCTTATTCATAGATTGGAAGAAGCGGGTAAGCTTTGGCGTGAAACAGAAATTAAAATTCAATATGGACAGGAAAGTGTTAACGAACAGAGTAAAAAAATCTATATATGTCCATTTACAGGAAAGGTATTTGCAGATAATACACACCCTAACCCGCAAGATGCCATCTACGATTGGGTTTCCAAATGCCCTGAAAATACCGAACGGGTCGGTGGATTGAAAGCAAAAAGATTCTTGGTTTCAGAAGACTTCGACGTGATAAAAAACTATATTGTCAAGCGCAAAGAACCCATTAAAAAAATTGTCTTTTCCTCTGCTGTTACTGGTAAATTATTTAACAGTAAAGAAGCGGTAATTCAAGACTTTGTTCAAAACCAGCTAAAAAATATTCCTTTAGAAGAAGTGCCCAGTCAAAATCGCTATCAGATTGAAGAGCACTTCATGTCTTTTATTCAGACTCATTTAGAAGAAGGAAAAATTAATGCTTTTGTAGAAACCCTTGCTAATTACGATGAATTTTCTGCCTTTGTAGACTTATGGCTAGAAGAAGAGAGGGAAGAGACTTAA
- a CDS encoding peptide ABC transporter substrate-binding protein produces the protein MFVTFCIAALTSSALLKHGLPMLNLNMKTSPKTFDPRKAGDVFSCQIILLLFEGLVKRYPDGSIQLAQAKSYKVSDDKLTYTFILGDNLWSNGKPVTAYDFEKSWKDILNPKFPSMGDYLFAPIKNAESAKKGLISLDQVGIKALDEKTLVIKLEHPTPHLLKLLTNPRFYPVNIEQDRKNPNWAIQTGTQFLCNGPFILESFKQGDQIVLNANPQYRKTEDKHPEKIVFNIIESDHVTLEMFKKGKVDMIGDSLTDIPLEEVSKLEKKWTFNSEPQPYSVFIYLNTTKQPFNNAKIRKAFALAINRQELLGILGKGCKKNIKTNSINPAYKVGLSATNLVAPCLKGNRFSEFFKDNDVIQANILLNEGMAELGITKEAFKSLTFLYYSRVYGANEMIQVIQQQWAKAFGIFIKLEKLDFSVALDKLYNKDYSMCLSCALASYDDPMDVLQRFKYKNYTRNCTGWENPKFIELINRSNYEEGDKRLLTLEKAEKVLIEDMPVIPLYHRNYVYLMNPELEFNVSLWGDRLLFPMSPVQKENKHSCIKQKSKNPSVKK, from the coding sequence GTGTTTGTTACTTTCTGTATTGCCGCGCTAACTTCTTCAGCTTTATTAAAACATGGTTTGCCTATGCTCAATTTAAATATGAAAACATCTCCTAAGACCTTCGATCCTCGTAAAGCTGGCGATGTTTTTTCTTGTCAAATTATTCTCTTGCTTTTTGAAGGTCTTGTCAAACGATATCCTGATGGATCGATTCAACTAGCTCAAGCCAAGTCTTATAAAGTATCAGATGATAAGCTTACATATACATTTATTTTAGGAGATAACCTTTGGTCTAATGGCAAGCCCGTTACTGCTTATGATTTTGAGAAGTCGTGGAAAGATATTCTCAATCCAAAGTTTCCTTCAATGGGAGATTATTTATTTGCTCCTATTAAAAATGCGGAAAGCGCTAAAAAAGGACTTATTTCCTTAGATCAAGTTGGTATTAAAGCTCTCGATGAAAAAACCCTTGTAATTAAACTAGAGCACCCGACTCCTCATCTTCTTAAACTGCTTACAAATCCTAGATTTTATCCTGTAAATATTGAGCAAGATCGAAAAAATCCTAATTGGGCAATCCAAACAGGCACTCAATTTTTGTGTAATGGACCTTTTATATTGGAAAGCTTTAAGCAAGGGGATCAAATCGTTCTAAATGCTAATCCTCAATATAGAAAAACAGAGGATAAGCACCCAGAAAAAATCGTATTTAATATCATCGAAAGTGATCATGTAACATTAGAAATGTTTAAGAAAGGAAAAGTTGATATGATTGGTGACTCTTTAACGGATATTCCTTTAGAAGAGGTATCTAAGCTAGAAAAAAAATGGACCTTTAACTCAGAGCCACAACCTTATTCTGTATTTATTTATCTCAATACAACCAAGCAACCTTTTAATAATGCGAAGATTCGAAAAGCTTTTGCTTTAGCCATTAATCGCCAAGAATTACTAGGAATTTTGGGGAAAGGATGTAAGAAAAATATTAAAACGAATTCCATTAATCCAGCTTACAAAGTGGGCTTGTCTGCAACAAATCTAGTAGCGCCTTGCTTAAAAGGAAATCGATTCTCCGAGTTTTTCAAAGATAACGATGTAATCCAAGCTAATATTCTGCTCAATGAAGGAATGGCTGAGCTGGGTATTACCAAAGAGGCTTTTAAATCACTGACTTTCCTTTATTACTCCCGGGTTTATGGAGCGAATGAGATGATACAAGTCATCCAACAGCAATGGGCAAAAGCTTTTGGAATCTTTATTAAGCTAGAAAAGCTGGATTTTAGCGTTGCTTTAGATAAGCTATATAATAAAGATTATTCTATGTGTCTTTCATGCGCCCTTGCTTCTTATGATGATCCTATGGACGTTCTTCAAAGATTTAAGTATAAAAATTATACAAGGAATTGCACGGGTTGGGAAAATCCCAAATTTATCGAATTAATCAACCGCTCTAACTATGAGGAAGGAGATAAGCGCCTATTAACCCTGGAAAAGGCCGAAAAAGTACTGATCGAAGATATGCCAGTTATTCCATTATATCACAGAAATTATGTATATCTTATGAATCCAGAACTAGAATTTAATGTCTCTTTGTGGGGAGATAGGTTACTATTTCCCATGTCTCCCGTGCAAAAAGAGAACAAACATTCTTGTATAAAGCAAAAATCTAAAAATCCGTCAGTAAAAAAATAA
- a CDS encoding ISAs1 family transposase, with the protein MNKKRLPPRHIQKHSGVTPQPDLKLIQTLDTITDPRGASCNFIHPLITILFITIVCSLCGADDWEAIVLQAHSIKEWLNQFVDMTNGVLCIRTFKRVFSILDPSEFEKIQQTLSDFIKEKKSGEIVSFDGKTMQGTSYSGKGQSFQV; encoded by the coding sequence ATGAATAAAAAACGATTACCACCCAGGCACATTCAAAAACATTCAGGAGTGACTCCTCAGCCTGATCTTAAACTTATTCAAACTCTTGATACCATTACTGATCCTAGAGGAGCATCCTGCAATTTTATTCATCCTCTTATAACGATACTTTTTATCACAATCGTTTGTTCTTTGTGTGGTGCTGATGATTGGGAAGCTATTGTGTTACAGGCCCATTCAATCAAAGAATGGTTGAATCAGTTTGTAGATATGACAAACGGAGTCCTATGCATAAGAACTTTTAAACGTGTTTTTTCCATATTGGATCCAAGTGAGTTTGAGAAAATACAGCAAACTTTATCTGATTTTATAAAAGAAAAAAAATCTGGAGAAATCGTTAGTTTTGATGGGAAAACTATGCAAGGTACCTCATATTCAGGAAAAGGTCAGTCTTTTCAAGTTTGA